A stretch of DNA from Deltaproteobacteria bacterium:
TTCTGAAGACCGAGGAGGGCAAGGTCACGGACGGATCCATCGAGTTAGCAGGCGAGCGCATCGACCGCCTGGATCCGGAAGAGATTGTCCGGCACGGGATCGTACAGGTCATGGAGGGACGCAAGCTCTTCGAGCACCTTTCCGTCGAGGAGAACCTCATGGTGGGAGCCTATTCGCGCAAGGACGCTTCCGAGGTTAAAAGTGATTTGCAGAAGGTGTACGACTATTTCCCCAAACTCCATGACATGAGCGCCCGTGTCAGCGGGTATCTTTCGGGTGGTGAACGCCAAATGCTGGTCCTGGGCCGCGCCATGATGGCGCGGCCCAAGATCATGCTCCTGGATGAACCCTCCATGGGGTTGAGTCCTCTGATGGTAAGGGAAATATTCAAGGTGATCAAGACCATCAACCGGCAGGAGGGGGTTTCCATTCTGCTGGTCGAGCAGAACACGCGCATCGCCCTGGAGCTTTCCGATTACGGCTATGTGATGGAAAACGGCCGGATCGTTTTGGACGGCCCCTCCACGAAGCTCCAAGAAAACGAGGACATCAAGGAATTCTACCTTGGCCTCAGTGACAAGGGCAAACGGAAAAGCTACCGGGACGTTAAGCATTATCGACGCCGCAAGCGCTGGCTGGCATGACCGATCCTGTGGGAGCGCAGCAATCCCAAAGGTTGCAATAACAACATGGCAGAAATCGGATAATACCCTGTAATAATATCACATTTCACAACAGCACCACAATTTCCGGATATCGCCATGCTGCTTGCCCTCGGGGACAACCATGGATGCCGAC
This window harbors:
- a CDS encoding ABC transporter ATP-binding protein, translated to MLSLKNIEVIYSDVILVLKGVSIEVPEGKITALLGANGAGKTTTLKAISGILKTEEGKVTDGSIELAGERIDRLDPEEIVRHGIVQVMEGRKLFEHLSVEENLMVGAYSRKDASEVKSDLQKVYDYFPKLHDMSARVSGYLSGGERQMLVLGRAMMARPKIMLLDEPSMGLSPLMVREIFKVIKTINRQEGVSILLVEQNTRIALELSDYGYVMENGRIVLDGPSTKLQENEDIKEFYLGLSDKGKRKSYRDVKHYRRRKRWLA